The genomic window GAGGCATGGCCTCGATGCGGCCAGCGATGGCTGCCGACAGCCGCTCGCTCAAGCTGTCGCCATGCGCCGCGACGACATGCCTGAGCGCCCTGCGGCGCCCCTGCGCCACGCCGAGCATCACGTACAGCGGCACAAAAGCGACGAGCAGCACCGCCACCAGCACGGCCGGAGAGGTGAGCAGCGCGAGCAGGGCACCGGCGCCGCCAGCCCGAGCCCCCGCCATGCCGGGCCCGTTGAGCCGGCCGACATACACGAAGAACAAACCGCCGCCCAGCAGCAATGCCAGCGCCACGCCGATGGCAACGGACCCGGCAAATGCCGCACCTGCTTTAAAGCCCGTTCGGGCGATGGATTGGGAGAAGGGTGTTTTTGTTTTCGACATGAGCTGCATTCCGATGTGTGACGACGCGGATCATGCCCGGAGGAACTCACTCATCGACGGTCCCTTTCAGGACCTTGGCCACGACGCCCCCGGCAAAGCCACGCGCCATCAAAAAACGCATCTGCTTGCCGCGCTCTTTGGCGTCGAGCGGTATGGCATCGAAGCGGCGCCCCCAAACGTCGCGGGCGCGGGCCAGCTCGGTGTCTTGCAGCCCAGCGACGGCCTGCGTGATTGCTTCTGAAGCGATGCCCTTTTTCTGCAGCTCCTGGCGCAAGCGCATCGCGCCCATGCGCGGCGCTCGCTGGTTCAAGACCGACTGAACCACGCGCGGCTCGCTGATGAAGTCCTTGGCCTGAAGCTCGTCGAGCGCCGTCGCCAGCATGCCGGGCTCTTCTTCGTACTTCTTCAGCTTGCGTTCGAGTTCCGGGCGTGAATGCTCGCGCTGGCTCAGCAAACGCAGGGCGCGGCCTTTAAGAGACGGGGCAGCAAAGGCCATGCGAAACCTGCGTCGCGCCGCTCTGCTTCTTACTTGTCGGCTTGCTCGGATTTTTCGGCCTTCTCGGCCTTTTCAGCCTTGGGCGCCTTCACCGGCTTGGCTTCTACCAGCTCGGCCAGGACAGGGATGCCCAGCGATTCGCGCACCTTGTTCTCGATCTCGCGTGACAGCGTCGGGTTCTCGCGCAGGAACTCGCGTGCGTTGTCGCGGCCCTGACCAATTTTTTCGCCGTTGTAGGCGTACCAGGCGCCCGACTTGTCGACGATCTTGGCGGTCACGCCCATGTCGATGATTTCGCCTTCGCGGCTGATGCCCTCGCCGAACAGGATGTCGAACTCCGCCGTCTTGAAAGGCGGGCTGACCTTGTTCTTGACGACCTTGACCTTGGTCTCGTTGCCGATCGCTTCTTCGCCCTTCTTGATGGTGCCGATGCGACGAATGTCGAGCCGGACCGACGCGTAGAACTTGAGCGCGTTGCCGCCGGTGGTGGTTTCGGGCGAGCCGAACATCACGCCGATCTTCATGCGGATCTGGTTGATGAAGATGACCATGCAGTTGGTCTTCTTGATGCTGGCGGTCAGCTTGCGCAGCGCCTGGCTCATCAGGCGGGCCTGGAGACCGGGCAACGAGTCGCCCATGTCGCCTTCGATTTCGGCACGCGGGGTGAGCGCGGCGACCGAGTCGATCACGATCAAATCGACGGCACCTGAACGCACCAGTGAATCGACGATTTCGAGCGCCTGCTCGCCGGTGTCGGGCTGGCTGATCAGCAGGTCGGACAGGTTCACGCCCAGCTTTTGCGCGTACTGCACGTCGAGCGCGTGTTCGGCGTCGACGAAGGCGCAGGTGCCTGACTGCTTTTGCATTTCGGCGATGACCTGAAGCGTGAGCGTGGTCTTGCCCGAGGATTCCGGTCCGTAAATTTCGATGACCCGGCCGCGCGGCAAGCCGCCGACGCCCAACGCGATGTCAAGGCCGAGCGAGCCGGTCGACACAACCTGGACGTCTTCCAGCGCCTCGCCTTCACCGAGCCGCATGATCGTGCCCTTGCCGAACTGCTTCTCGATTTGAGCGAGAGCAGCCTGCAGTGCCTTGGCCTTTTCGCTGCCTGCAACCGAAATGCTGGTGCCTTTGACGAGTGCGTCCATTTGAGAATCTCCTTGAATATCAACGGGTTGGAATGACTTCGATCCATCTGCTTTTAACTACAGGCTGGATGCTTGAACAGTAGTGTAGAGGCTCATTGATTTAAGTAAACCCGTTTTTTAGTCAGTTTGATTTACCATTAAAGCCATGACTCCGGACCCCGAAAACGCATGGCGCCAAACCCATTTGGGCCGACTGCTCGGCCATGCGATGCGCCGCTTCGACGAACGCGTGCTCGCACTCATGGCGCAC from Variovorax sp. PAMC28562 includes these protein-coding regions:
- the recX gene encoding recombination regulator RecX, which encodes MAFAAPSLKGRALRLLSQREHSRPELERKLKKYEEEPGMLATALDELQAKDFISEPRVVQSVLNQRAPRMGAMRLRQELQKKGIASEAITQAVAGLQDTELARARDVWGRRFDAIPLDAKERGKQMRFLMARGFAGGVVAKVLKGTVDE
- the recA gene encoding recombinase RecA; translation: MDALVKGTSISVAGSEKAKALQAALAQIEKQFGKGTIMRLGEGEALEDVQVVSTGSLGLDIALGVGGLPRGRVIEIYGPESSGKTTLTLQVIAEMQKQSGTCAFVDAEHALDVQYAQKLGVNLSDLLISQPDTGEQALEIVDSLVRSGAVDLIVIDSVAALTPRAEIEGDMGDSLPGLQARLMSQALRKLTASIKKTNCMVIFINQIRMKIGVMFGSPETTTGGNALKFYASVRLDIRRIGTIKKGEEAIGNETKVKVVKNKVSPPFKTAEFDILFGEGISREGEIIDMGVTAKIVDKSGAWYAYNGEKIGQGRDNAREFLRENPTLSREIENKVRESLGIPVLAELVEAKPVKAPKAEKAEKAEKSEQADK